Proteins found in one Mucilaginibacter inviolabilis genomic segment:
- a CDS encoding V-type ATP synthase subunit D, whose protein sequence is MAIKFQYNKISLQDMQKQLKVRLDALPVIRYKEMVLHAEAEKAKRETTALETTILNKINQYEYMNRLWQEFPQDVMSVKEIKTSLKNIAGVKVQQFDDVVFEIKPLVLFNQPFWVSDGIALLCDLLRLSIEKQLLVIKTESLNTARKKTTQKVNLYEKVQVPGYLIAISKIKKFMNDEESLGKATQKIMKKRILAI, encoded by the coding sequence ATGGCAATAAAATTTCAATATAATAAAATTTCATTGCAGGATATGCAAAAGCAATTGAAAGTTCGTTTGGACGCCCTCCCCGTGATCAGGTATAAGGAGATGGTATTGCACGCCGAAGCGGAAAAAGCAAAAAGAGAGACGACAGCCCTCGAAACGACCATTTTGAATAAAATAAACCAATACGAATATATGAATAGGCTATGGCAGGAATTTCCGCAGGATGTAATGAGCGTGAAAGAAATTAAGACAAGTCTGAAAAATATTGCCGGGGTAAAGGTACAGCAATTCGACGATGTCGTATTTGAAATCAAACCGCTTGTACTGTTCAATCAACCGTTTTGGGTTTCTGATGGCATTGCGCTGCTCTGCGACCTGCTGCGCCTTTCCATCGAAAAACAACTGCTGGTGATCAAAACGGAATCATTGAACACGGCCAGGAAAAAAACTACCCAGAAAGTTAACCTTTATGAAAAAGTACAGGTACCCGGGTACCTGATCGCCATTTCAAAGATTAAAAAGTTTATGAATGATGAAGAAAGTTTGGGAAAAGCCACCCAAAAAATTATGAAGAAAAGAATTTTAGCCATTTAA
- a CDS encoding V-type ATP synthase subunit I, producing the protein MYKFSMLIFHREYDAFLEELKGIGVFHVAERTKGTDAAQTDQLQMITAVNEAIAFLLPFKKDTDSPSTDANKTVDEILEQVKQAKEKSGTEVNEEVKTNLEQSAAAWMSLLEKRKAELEAVYELNRMMKNTQQAADGTISILEGFVPRPEEKRFSAFLASKGIVYIEKRALFADNPPILLHNNWFTRLFEPIGSLFSLPTYNDLDLTVFFAPFFALFFGFGMNDAGYGLLLLIGATLMKILGKPKIKRSYLTLVQLLGGITFCFGLITGNIFGFSIAELPGLSFLKNVFLKDKQIFTLAIAIGFVQILFGMTLQGINKMVKFGFRYGLPQVGWIMIILHILNMFYFKILPMYAHVDIFIGLGLIIFFADPDAGFFKGIGSGIWELFGITGLMGDVLSYIRLFALGVSSAILGLVINSIAWQIEKVSYIGPVLFLIVLIFGHTLNLFVASLGAFVHTMRLTFVEFYKNAGFTGGGNPYKPFATISN; encoded by the coding sequence ATGTATAAATTTTCAATGCTTATTTTCCATAGGGAATATGATGCTTTTTTGGAGGAACTTAAAGGTATAGGCGTTTTCCACGTAGCCGAAAGAACAAAAGGAACTGATGCCGCGCAAACTGACCAGCTTCAAATGATAACGGCAGTCAATGAGGCCATAGCTTTTCTTCTCCCATTTAAGAAGGACACGGATAGTCCGTCAACTGACGCGAATAAAACGGTTGATGAAATTCTGGAGCAGGTGAAACAAGCGAAGGAAAAATCAGGGACAGAGGTAAATGAAGAAGTGAAAACAAACCTGGAACAATCTGCAGCTGCCTGGATGTCCTTGCTGGAAAAAAGAAAAGCCGAACTGGAGGCGGTTTACGAGTTAAACCGAATGATGAAAAATACGCAGCAGGCAGCCGACGGAACGATCAGCATATTGGAAGGCTTCGTTCCGAGACCGGAGGAAAAGCGATTTTCTGCATTTCTCGCAAGCAAAGGCATTGTGTATATAGAGAAGCGGGCGCTTTTTGCTGACAATCCGCCGATCCTGCTGCATAACAACTGGTTCACCCGCCTGTTTGAACCGATAGGAAGTTTGTTTTCACTGCCAACCTACAATGATTTAGACCTCACCGTTTTCTTTGCCCCGTTTTTTGCTTTGTTCTTCGGTTTCGGTATGAACGATGCGGGTTATGGCCTGCTCCTGCTTATTGGCGCAACACTTATGAAGATTTTGGGGAAACCGAAGATCAAACGGTCATACCTTACGCTGGTGCAGCTGCTTGGCGGCATTACCTTTTGCTTCGGGCTGATTACGGGAAACATTTTCGGCTTTTCAATTGCCGAATTACCGGGGCTTTCTTTTTTAAAAAATGTATTCCTGAAAGATAAGCAGATTTTTACCCTTGCCATCGCCATCGGTTTTGTGCAGATCTTATTCGGCATGACCTTACAGGGAATCAATAAGATGGTAAAATTCGGTTTCAGGTATGGCCTTCCCCAGGTGGGCTGGATCATGATCATCCTGCATATACTCAACATGTTTTATTTCAAGATACTCCCCATGTATGCCCACGTTGACATCTTTATCGGGCTGGGCCTGATCATATTTTTTGCGGACCCCGACGCGGGTTTTTTCAAAGGGATCGGCAGCGGCATTTGGGAATTGTTCGGCATCACCGGCCTCATGGGGGATGTGCTTTCTTATATCCGTCTTTTCGCACTGGGCGTTTCAAGCGCCATACTTGGCCTGGTGATCAATAGTATTGCCTGGCAGATCGAAAAAGTATCCTACATCGGCCCCGTGCTTTTTCTTATCGTACTGATTTTTGGCCATACGTTAAACCTCTTCGTGGCTTCGCTGGGTGCCTTTGTGCACACCATGAGGCTCACGTTTGTGGAATTTTACAAGAATGCGGGATTTACCGGGGGCGGAAATCCTTATAAACCATTTGCAACTATTTCAAACTAA
- a CDS encoding efflux RND transporter periplasmic adaptor subunit, which yields MKNENANIGLRYGTAGPHGVTRNLLPATRILRIPGLFLFLLMAFVSCKNKPEKQVAHTSAPKFYYTCSMHTQIMLHKPGNCPICGMKLIEVSETNTAKADEIRLTQQQIQLGNILVDTINDKRIGDKVIFTGTLNFNLYKTASVSARVAGRIEKLHFKNIGDYVRKGDPLFDIYSEELNNARQEYIYTLQKKQTLDNSLIDYDRLVQSARNKLLLWGLTEKQIQDLGNNKQVTRLTSFYSTGSGFITELGVKEGDYVMEGGKVVNLADLSTLWAEAQVYTSQMNDIDKDGTVTVQIPDMPGKEFKGRIEFVNPEINPDTRIDLVRVVIPNTDRQLKPGMPAYLIFRAPVHKAFSLPIDAVLRDGSVSVVWVQTGKNTFKNKMVETGLETENDIEIKSGLQKGDIVVINGAYLLNSEYKFKKGSSPMGGMKM from the coding sequence ATGAAAAACGAAAACGCTAATATAGGATTACGTTACGGTACAGCCGGCCCGCATGGGGTGACACGTAACCTGCTGCCTGCAACCCGCATACTGCGCATTCCCGGTTTATTTTTATTTCTTTTAATGGCATTCGTGTCATGCAAAAATAAACCGGAGAAACAAGTTGCGCATACTTCAGCACCCAAATTTTATTATACCTGCTCTATGCATACCCAGATTATGCTGCACAAGCCCGGAAATTGTCCGATCTGTGGCATGAAACTGATCGAGGTGAGCGAAACCAATACCGCGAAGGCCGATGAGATCCGGCTAACACAACAGCAAATACAGCTTGGCAATATCCTGGTGGACACCATAAACGATAAGCGTATTGGTGATAAGGTCATATTTACAGGAACGCTGAATTTCAACCTGTATAAAACCGCGTCGGTAAGTGCAAGAGTCGCCGGAAGAATAGAAAAATTGCACTTCAAAAATATTGGAGATTACGTGCGAAAAGGTGATCCATTATTTGACATCTATAGCGAGGAATTGAATAATGCGCGCCAGGAATATATATACACACTTCAAAAAAAACAAACACTTGATAATTCATTAATTGACTATGACCGCCTGGTACAGAGCGCCAGGAATAAGCTCCTCTTATGGGGATTAACGGAAAAACAAATCCAGGATTTAGGCAACAACAAACAGGTTACCAGACTAACCTCTTTTTACAGTACAGGGTCAGGATTTATCACAGAATTAGGTGTGAAGGAAGGCGACTATGTCATGGAAGGGGGCAAGGTTGTCAACCTTGCTGATTTGTCTACGCTCTGGGCTGAGGCACAGGTTTATACCTCCCAGATGAATGATATTGATAAAGATGGCACCGTAACGGTCCAAATACCCGATATGCCGGGTAAAGAATTTAAGGGCCGAATTGAATTTGTCAACCCCGAGATCAATCCTGATACCCGCATTGATCTGGTAAGGGTGGTTATCCCCAATACGGACCGTCAGTTAAAACCGGGTATGCCCGCCTACTTGATTTTTAGAGCACCGGTACACAAAGCTTTCTCCTTACCAATAGATGCGGTGTTGAGAGATGGCTCGGTGTCAGTCGTTTGGGTTCAGACAGGAAAGAATACCTTCAAAAATAAAATGGTGGAAACCGGGCTGGAGACTGAAAATGATATCGAGATCAAATCAGGATTGCAGAAAGGCGACATCGTCGTCATCAACGGCGCCTATTTATTAAACAGTGAGTACAAATTCAAAAAGGGTTCAAGCCCGATGGGCGGCATGAAGATGTAA
- a CDS encoding efflux RND transporter permease subunit, with amino-acid sequence MVQALIKFALRNRFIVLLLAGGLFAWGIYAVKQNPVDAIPDLSENQVIVFTEWMGRSPQLIEDQITYPLVSNLQGIPNIKSVRGTSMFGMSFVYVIFEDDVDIYWARTRVLERLNYAQRLLPQGITPALGPDGTGVGHVFWYHLDAPKMDLGEQRALQDWYIKFALQTVPGVSEVASFGGFEKQYQIILDPVKLQFYNIPLMTVMNKVRANNNDVGGRKFEMSDMGYVIRGLGYIKSKEDVENIALGENNGVPVRIKDIGSVQMGGDLRLGIVDENGTGEIVGGIVVMRYGQSADKVIKAVKAKMKEVEKGLPEGVTFKTSYDRSDLIEAAIQTVTGKLKEEMIVVSIVVLIFLFHWRSAVSIIVQIPITLSISFILLNAFGLSSNLMSLTGIAIAIGVIVDNGIIMSENAYRRLSEWQNSDHPENI; translated from the coding sequence ATGGTACAGGCCCTTATAAAATTTGCTTTACGAAACCGCTTTATCGTGCTACTGCTTGCTGGCGGCCTTTTTGCATGGGGAATTTATGCCGTTAAACAAAATCCGGTTGATGCGATACCGGACTTATCGGAAAACCAGGTGATCGTTTTTACGGAATGGATGGGACGCAGCCCGCAGTTGATAGAGGACCAGATCACCTATCCTTTGGTATCCAACTTACAGGGGATCCCAAATATCAAATCAGTCAGGGGTACATCCATGTTCGGCATGAGTTTCGTTTATGTCATCTTTGAAGACGATGTGGATATTTACTGGGCGCGCACCCGTGTGCTGGAGCGGCTGAATTATGCACAACGACTTTTGCCCCAGGGGATCACCCCCGCTTTAGGACCAGATGGAACAGGGGTAGGCCACGTCTTCTGGTATCACCTTGATGCCCCAAAAATGGATCTTGGAGAACAGCGTGCGCTGCAGGACTGGTATATCAAGTTCGCCTTGCAAACCGTGCCCGGCGTTTCAGAAGTGGCATCCTTCGGCGGTTTTGAAAAACAATACCAGATCATTTTGGATCCGGTAAAACTCCAGTTTTACAATATACCCCTCATGACGGTCATGAATAAAGTACGCGCCAATAACAATGATGTAGGGGGAAGGAAATTTGAAATGAGTGATATGGGCTATGTCATCCGGGGCCTGGGGTATATCAAGTCGAAGGAAGATGTGGAAAATATTGCTTTAGGCGAGAACAACGGGGTGCCGGTCAGGATAAAGGATATAGGCAGTGTACAAATGGGCGGAGACCTCCGGCTTGGGATCGTAGACGAGAACGGTACAGGTGAAATAGTAGGCGGTATCGTGGTCATGCGGTATGGACAAAGCGCAGATAAGGTCATCAAGGCTGTAAAAGCCAAAATGAAGGAAGTGGAAAAAGGGCTTCCGGAAGGGGTCACATTTAAAACTTCTTATGACCGGAGCGATCTGATAGAAGCGGCCATTCAAACAGTAACCGGAAAGTTAAAAGAAGAAATGATCGTGGTTTCTATCGTGGTGCTCATTTTCCTGTTCCACTGGCGCAGCGCAGTAAGTATTATTGTCCAGATCCCCATCACGCTTTCCATCAGTTTCATACTGCTGAATGCATTTGGCCTGTCCTCCAATTTAATGTCTTTGACCGGTATTGCTATCGCCATCGGTGTGATAGTGGATAACGGAATCATCATGTCCGAAAATGCCTACCGGAGACTTTCCGAATGGCAAAATAGTGATCACCCTGAAAATATTTAA
- a CDS encoding efflux RND transporter permease subunit has product MKLIIKIKEFFKKRKPSYRVIPEDIRMKLVESSCIQVSRGVFFSTVIIIVSFMPVFLLTGQEGKLFHPLAYTKTFILAVDAILVVTLAPVLISFFMKGKFLPENVNPVNRVLERIYEPMIRACIKRRKITIGINIIALLISIPLVMSLGREFMPPLDEGTLLFMPVMMPDVSNSEAKKLLQVQDKIIASVPEVTHVMGKAGRAYTATDNSPISMIETIIMLKPRDQWRKGFTKDSIINELNKKLQIPGVINGWTQPIINRINMLSTGIRTDVGIKVFGQNLDTIYSFSQKVEKALEGTPGIKDLYVEPITGGKYIDIIVKRQEIGRYGLSIDDVNAVVESALGGMRLTTTIEGRQRFSVNARFAQNFRDNIQSLKRLQVQTMGYGPIPLEAVANVKISEGPPMINSENAMLRGTVLFNVRERDLASTVEEAQKKLNSMISKMPKGYYLTWSGNYENLIRGEKTLKIIMPVVIVVIFMFMYFAFNSMRESFLSLITIPFALIGGAYIVYFWGVNISIAVAVGFIALFGLAVETNIVMVIYLNDAMLQLVAKRGNSSDTITRDELKEYVIAGAAKRLRPKLMTVSVSLFGLVPILWSTGVGSDVMIPIVLPMIGGVLTSSTFILLVTPLIFLMNKEHELKKHGKIEVMETHH; this is encoded by the coding sequence ATGAAATTAATCATCAAAATAAAAGAATTTTTTAAGAAAAGGAAACCGTCTTACCGGGTGATCCCGGAGGATATCCGGATGAAGCTGGTGGAGTCTTCGTGCATACAGGTGTCAAGAGGCGTGTTCTTTTCAACCGTGATCATCATTGTTTCATTTATGCCGGTATTTCTTTTAACCGGACAGGAAGGGAAATTATTCCATCCGCTTGCCTATACGAAAACTTTCATCCTTGCTGTTGACGCTATATTAGTGGTAACACTGGCCCCGGTGCTGATTTCCTTTTTTATGAAAGGAAAGTTTTTACCCGAAAATGTAAACCCCGTTAACCGTGTGCTTGAACGGATTTATGAACCGATGATCAGGGCATGTATCAAAAGAAGGAAAATCACCATCGGGATAAATATAATTGCGTTACTCATCAGCATTCCCCTGGTGATGAGTCTGGGCCGCGAGTTTATGCCCCCGCTGGATGAAGGCACCTTGCTGTTCATGCCGGTCATGATGCCGGACGTATCCAATTCAGAAGCCAAAAAGTTATTACAGGTGCAGGATAAGATCATCGCGTCCGTGCCGGAAGTAACGCACGTAATGGGCAAAGCTGGCAGGGCCTATACCGCTACCGATAATTCCCCGATCAGCATGATAGAAACCATCATCATGCTAAAGCCAAGGGACCAGTGGAGAAAAGGTTTCACAAAAGACAGTATCATTAATGAACTGAACAAAAAGCTCCAGATTCCGGGCGTGATCAACGGATGGACCCAGCCGATCATCAACAGGATCAATATGCTTTCGACGGGTATCCGAACAGACGTCGGCATAAAAGTGTTTGGTCAGAATTTGGATACGATTTATTCCTTTTCCCAAAAGGTAGAGAAGGCGCTGGAAGGTACGCCCGGTATCAAAGACCTGTATGTCGAGCCTATCACCGGTGGGAAATATATAGATATCATTGTAAAACGGCAGGAAATCGGCCGCTATGGATTAAGCATAGATGACGTAAACGCTGTAGTGGAAAGCGCCCTTGGCGGCATGCGGCTTACCACGACCATAGAGGGACGCCAGCGATTTTCGGTGAACGCCCGTTTTGCTCAAAATTTCAGGGATAATATTCAATCCCTAAAAAGATTGCAGGTGCAAACCATGGGATATGGCCCGATCCCGCTGGAAGCTGTGGCGAACGTGAAAATTAGCGAAGGCCCGCCGATGATCAACTCTGAGAATGCCATGCTGCGCGGAACCGTCCTTTTTAACGTAAGGGAAAGAGACCTGGCAAGCACGGTAGAGGAAGCGCAAAAGAAACTGAATTCCATGATCAGCAAAATGCCAAAGGGTTATTACCTGACCTGGAGCGGAAATTATGAGAATTTGATCCGGGGTGAAAAGACCTTGAAAATTATCATGCCGGTTGTAATAGTGGTCATTTTCATGTTCATGTATTTCGCATTCAATTCCATGCGGGAATCCTTTTTAAGCTTGATCACGATCCCGTTTGCGCTTATTGGCGGGGCCTATATCGTTTACTTCTGGGGCGTAAATATTTCTATTGCCGTCGCCGTAGGATTCATTGCATTGTTCGGATTAGCCGTGGAAACAAATATTGTGATGGTTATTTACCTCAATGATGCCATGTTGCAATTAGTTGCGAAAAGAGGGAATTCGAGCGATACCATTACGAGGGATGAGCTAAAGGAATATGTGATAGCCGGGGCTGCCAAGAGGTTAAGGCCAAAGCTGATGACCGTTAGCGTATCCTTATTTGGCCTGGTGCCCATACTCTGGAGCACCGGCGTAGGAAGTGATGTGATGATACCTATTGTATTGCCTATGATAGGCGGTGTACTGACTTCTTCAACGTTTATCCTGCTGGTAACGCCGCTGATCTTCCTGATGAACAAGGAACACGAATTAAAAAAACACGGGAAAATAGAAGTAATGGAAACGCATCACTAA
- a CDS encoding TolC family protein produces MMNQSRKIKPIPCPGVFLRGIIGIATILLILSAGAVKAQQRMNIKGILDSIESGNPSMKMYDADIRSMNETAKGAKSWMAPELSTGFFMTPYNPALWKKSGDINGMGQYSIAGQQVFPNKSRLEAQSKYMTAMSTIAVQKKGATLNDLYAQAKSAYYAWMILEKKLAILDQNEKVLNFMIGNAETRYKNGLEKINAYYKAKAALGSLQSMRLMLQNDVKQKRILLNTLMNAKDKTKDYVIDTTYSVRDYSSYIIDSSLFVNSRSDIKAIEKDIQLTYLKRELERTQLKPEFGIRYEHMFGFGGASNLYTLMGMVRIPIAPWSAKMNKANIEGLKWQAISLEAQKQMVINESTGMAHSALTEIETKKKQIELFEKNIIPALRRNYQTMQLGYEQNTEELFELYDAWETLNMTQLDYLDQLQQLLAMQVELDRTLQIR; encoded by the coding sequence ATGATGAACCAAAGCCGCAAAATAAAACCAATTCCCTGTCCGGGAGTCTTTCTCCGGGGTATAATAGGTATTGCCACAATACTGCTGATCTTATCGGCGGGTGCAGTTAAGGCACAGCAGAGGATGAATATAAAAGGCATTCTTGATTCTATTGAGTCGGGTAACCCATCAATGAAGATGTACGATGCAGATATACGATCGATGAATGAAACAGCCAAAGGCGCCAAAAGCTGGATGGCGCCCGAATTAAGCACAGGTTTTTTTATGACGCCTTACAATCCGGCGCTTTGGAAAAAAAGCGGTGATATCAACGGGATGGGACAATATTCTATAGCCGGTCAGCAGGTCTTTCCTAATAAGAGCCGGCTGGAGGCACAGTCAAAATACATGACCGCGATGTCAACGATAGCCGTACAGAAAAAAGGCGCCACACTCAACGACCTTTATGCACAGGCTAAATCAGCTTATTATGCCTGGATGATCCTTGAAAAGAAATTAGCCATTCTCGATCAGAACGAAAAGGTGTTGAATTTTATGATAGGCAATGCGGAAACAAGGTATAAAAATGGACTAGAAAAGATCAATGCCTACTACAAAGCGAAAGCAGCCCTGGGCTCCTTGCAAAGCATGCGCCTGATGCTACAGAATGATGTGAAGCAAAAACGCATTTTGCTCAATACGTTAATGAATGCAAAAGACAAGACGAAAGATTATGTGATCGATACGACCTATTCGGTAAGGGACTATTCATCTTATATCATCGACAGTTCCCTGTTTGTCAATTCAAGAAGTGATATCAAGGCGATAGAAAAAGATATTCAGTTAACTTACCTGAAACGGGAACTGGAAAGGACGCAGTTAAAACCGGAATTCGGTATCCGTTATGAGCATATGTTCGGTTTTGGCGGAGCCTCCAACCTGTATACATTAATGGGTATGGTGCGTATTCCTATCGCACCCTGGAGCGCTAAAATGAATAAGGCGAATATAGAAGGCCTAAAATGGCAGGCCATTTCGCTGGAGGCCCAGAAACAGATGGTTATTAACGAGAGTACGGGCATGGCACACAGTGCGTTGACGGAAATTGAAACAAAGAAAAAGCAAATCGAATTGTTTGAAAAAAATATCATTCCCGCTTTACGCAGAAATTACCAAACGATGCAATTGGGATATGAGCAAAATACCGAGGAATTGTTTGAACTGTATGATGCCTGGGAAACGCTGAATATGACGCAGCTGGATTACCTGGACCAACTGCAGCAATTGCTGGCGATGCAGGTTGAGTTGGATCGGACGCTGCAAATACGTTAG
- a CDS encoding V-type ATP synthase subunit K encodes MTNLLIAYTGLALMIILPGIGSAIGVSIGSNATIGALKKRPDAFGNYMLLSALSGTHGLFGFAAFFIFYSKAVFTPAITPFAATAVFGAGLIFVVATYAAIRQGQICANGIAEIASGNDVFGKTMILAVFPELYSILAFAAAFLISNKI; translated from the coding sequence ATGACAAATTTATTAATAGCATATACAGGACTCGCGCTCATGATCATCCTGCCAGGTATAGGAAGTGCGATAGGCGTTTCCATCGGCTCGAACGCCACTATCGGGGCCTTAAAAAAAAGACCCGATGCATTTGGGAATTATATGTTGCTAAGCGCCCTTTCGGGGACACATGGCCTGTTCGGGTTTGCAGCATTTTTTATCTTTTATTCGAAGGCGGTGTTTACACCGGCCATAACACCTTTTGCTGCCACAGCGGTGTTTGGCGCCGGATTAATATTCGTTGTCGCGACCTATGCGGCGATCAGGCAGGGGCAGATCTGTGCTAACGGTATAGCAGAAATTGCGTCGGGCAACGATGTTTTTGGCAAAACAATGATATTGGCGGTATTCCCTGAACTGTATTCCATCCTGGCATTTGCCGCGGCCTTTTTGATCAGTAATAAAATATAA
- a CDS encoding efflux RND transporter periplasmic adaptor subunit, with product MKKNKITLIILSVLVILASAAWIYVKYMRQKSHPLKPDTMVNMDMGDKGQMDMDMPMPGKETNSPAIDTKLGLLLKPTNEYVLSKIPTTSIQNKTQDIAINAFGRIAYDTRQVGSISARITGRIVKLYVRYRFQKVNKGQKVMDIYSPEIVTDEQNLLYLLKNDPENAPFISAAKEKLLLLGMREEQLAQVIRTQKADFTISVYSPYSGHIHEASTQGTEEMPSAQPGEMKNIALITEELPLKEGMYVQQGQPVFSVFDPGKAWAILNFFADKQAIIKKGSPVRIVPETAPGKSFQATIDYIEPFYRKDSKTVTARVYFDNTKLKIPVGSQVSAVITSKNPNTSWLPSDALVSLGMDKVVFVKYLTGFKAHRVITGLTNDKSIQILSGLSVKDTVAANAQYLMDSESFIKVNE from the coding sequence ATGAAAAAAAATAAAATAACGCTGATCATATTATCGGTCCTGGTAATATTAGCTTCAGCCGCATGGATATATGTTAAATACATGCGTCAAAAAAGTCATCCTCTGAAACCTGATACCATGGTCAACATGGATATGGGAGATAAGGGACAGATGGATATGGATATGCCGATGCCCGGGAAGGAAACGAATAGTCCTGCTATAGATACTAAACTTGGCCTTTTGCTGAAACCCACGAATGAATATGTATTGTCAAAAATTCCCACTACCTCCATTCAAAATAAAACACAGGATATAGCGATAAATGCGTTTGGCCGCATAGCCTATGATACCAGGCAGGTAGGATCCATTTCGGCGCGCATAACGGGGAGGATCGTAAAACTTTATGTACGTTACCGGTTCCAAAAGGTAAACAAGGGGCAAAAGGTCATGGATATATACAGTCCTGAAATAGTTACCGACGAACAAAATCTGCTGTATCTTTTAAAAAACGATCCTGAAAACGCACCTTTTATATCAGCGGCTAAAGAAAAACTATTGCTGTTAGGTATGCGTGAAGAGCAGTTAGCACAGGTCATCAGGACTCAAAAAGCGGACTTTACGATTTCGGTTTACAGCCCCTACAGCGGCCATATTCATGAAGCAAGTACCCAGGGAACTGAAGAAATGCCCTCAGCCCAACCCGGAGAGATGAAAAACATTGCCCTGATCACAGAAGAGCTTCCGCTTAAAGAAGGGATGTACGTGCAGCAGGGACAGCCTGTCTTCAGTGTTTTCGATCCGGGTAAAGCATGGGCGATCCTGAATTTTTTTGCCGATAAGCAGGCCATCATAAAAAAAGGAAGCCCGGTCCGCATTGTTCCTGAAACTGCCCCGGGGAAGAGTTTCCAGGCAACAATAGATTATATCGAGCCTTTTTATCGCAAAGACAGCAAAACGGTTACAGCACGTGTATACTTTGATAATACCAAACTCAAAATTCCGGTCGGCAGCCAGGTTTCTGCCGTCATCACCAGTAAAAACCCGAATACAAGCTGGCTTCCTTCAGACGCGCTGGTTTCCCTTGGGATGGACAAAGTGGTATTTGTCAAATACCTTACCGGCTTCAAAGCCCACAGGGTGATCACCGGTTTAACAAATGATAAATCAATTCAAATCCTTTCCGGTCTTTCTGTGAAGGATACGGTAGCAGCCAATGCGCAGTACCTGATGGACAGTGAAAGCTTTATAAAAGTAAACGAATAG